In Cutaneotrichosporon cavernicola HIS019 DNA, chromosome: 1, one DNA window encodes the following:
- the ATG11 gene encoding uncharacterized protein (Autophagy-related protein 11), which produces MDVYLASDGGFVQIPHALSDYDSLEGVITDASAATGLVAGNVLLFTEDGRELKQEVLEELWERGGRGGGSSPQRQVVYLFNRETFFSDPERWASELREEIVYPPPLDASGQLGVSQAQAPFAAAYDHLCHLQSLFKAQAHALRIAYANLSYHLDPIVQAFREFSARAENQLDSQEKLLAGYQVDMAMLPKVVVHEAVFRRREKDSIDKRKALVDWIHTKKMEEVRNHCQVAHSDYVSRYNTVLGEMDELAIQSDADRQQAEHRILGVEHEFTEALERIDLALQQVQALLQTGDADADQDLRDLDQAMREDLAGMTAVKNDFTLDLHVHLRGIANYQVRMTKLTRPMTELDLDLRQKNAFPHLERLHNMPFAYAANIIEIFHRKSFAAAMIEWATKMSRTLNTVLAEEGRRRQQHKADNMLPWEIAVLEETQIASVDVTFSGADIIAHTGVSRKDIDGLVASLEIIRDDPEFHDLPETDNPIPALLEQIKELMATLESSTSMTTAELDQAAASSAAAPNELQELRDENAESKNRLEGMEQHIRDLEERHERKVEMLQTRQGEMQEEQVRLRTDLSEEVQARQQIANELDDKNRECEELAMALDEQKEVVTAMRVDGQQEKDRINDLGVRLQEALLDVDGLRSAEQTLVFQIREMQEERTRIITDLGEAQLLATNCESELAGTRAELEATSSQLVEAQRDRDQALKNQSAEAERLMRDHIAEADGDRAVLEHQNLTLTKELETVRASLNEKLNSAKNTHVRREDGLKAELSFTKAQLRDVQRRETVLSDELAMAKDASAAAEKKATHNSEIARDAVILAGKYHEACQRLMFAISSSTTISGSLSLPSKPKLSGPVLPGSSTSSIDMNNSSVLTRCLETASGFELDSFADAVLRTINLARKLSKSCKTYRELSRSKITISNFGKGDLVLFLPTRNAAVNAWAAFNISAPHHFLKVTDAIRQQLVGKDYYLARITATDEAVVNGDSVETNPYGLAEGLRYYSHHVEEWQPGQPRMSRRSMSSSIPVALKPSPPQRQASQPVRRQRSLSPTKEGSVSPSARPSPPPRISETKPSPQAPLSPQPWSAAQSPVHSPVHSATHTPLALSPAPLGSLPHPQSSPGASPRASIDMRSPPPPDFVPRRSLDARSPQILDRQYMVSPPPPPSSPTTPFSPSAALVRRSHRTSLASNASPPARDFAASLVRPSSVASSVGSAARAGALPIPVSAAKGAPAAPVATSVEGSPSSFGDHGLGGVGVPVPATRRLNTKASASSLRAGAQSASPKSASGLGKTEDILRPSPLGNCGAPSPTHTGGFLSGLSLSRKRNSSTGGGATAVDILSKYKKDSETKP; this is translated from the exons ATGGACGTATACCTCGCCTCGGACGGCGGGTTCGTGCAGATCCCCCATGCTCTCAGCGACTACGACTC CCTCGAAGGCGTCATCACGGATGCTTCTGCCGCCACCGGTCTCGTTGCAGgcaacgtcctcctcttcacaGAAGACGggcgcgagctcaagcaagaggtgctcgaggagctctGGGAGCGCGggggccgcggcggcgggtcCTCG CCACAGCGACAGGTCGTCTACCTCTTCAATCGCGAGACGTTCTTCAGCGATCCCGAGCGCTGGGCCAGCGAGCTCCGCGAGGAGATAGTGTACCCACCTCCATTAGATG CATCAGGCCAGTTGGGCGTCTCACAAGCACAAGCTCCCTTCGCCGCTGCGTACGACCACTTGTGCCACTTGCAATCCCTGTTCAAGGCACAGGCGCACGCGTTACGCATCGCGTATGCAAACTTATCTTACCACCTCGACCCTATCGTCCAGGCGTTTCGCGAgttctcggcgagggcggagaACCAGCTCGATAGTCAGGAGAAGCTGCTAGCCGGGTATCAGGTCGACATGGCCATGCTTCCCAAAGTTGTCGTGCACGAGGCAGTGTTCCGCCGACGCGAGAAAGACAGCATCgacaagcgcaaggcgctCGTTGACTGGATCCACAcgaagaagatggaggaggtgcggaACCACTGTCAAGTGGCTCATT CCGACTACGTCAGTCGGTACAACACTGTTCTCGGtgagatggacgagttggCCATCCAGTCGGACGCGGACCGGCAACAAGCCGAGCACCGtatcctcggcgtcgagcacgagtTCACCGAGGCACTCGAACGCATCGATCTCGCGCTCCAACAAGTGCAGGCGCTATTGCAAACTGGTGACG cggACGCAGACCAGGACCTTCGGGACCTTGACCAGGCCATGCGGGAAGACCTTGCCGGCATGACAGCTGTCAAGAACGACTtcaccctcgacctccacgTCCATTTAAGAGGGATCGCCAACTACCAGGTCCGCATGACCAAGCTCACGCGTCCAATGACtgagcttgacctcgacttGCGGCAGAAGAACGCGTTCCCTCACCTCGAGCGGCTACACAACATGCCATTTGCGTACGCGGCCAACATCATCGAGATCTTTCATCGCAAGAGCTTCGCTGCAGCGATGATCGAGTGGGCGACTAAGATGTCTCGGACTTTGAACACAGTCCTTGCGGAAGAAGGTCGCCGGCGGCAGCAACACAAGGCGGACAATATGCTGCCATGGGAGATCGCAGTACTAGAGGAGACTCAGATTGCGAGCGTGGACGTCACCTTCTCCGGCGCCGACATCATCGCACACACGGGCGTGTCACGCAAGGACATCGATGGGCTCGTAGCGTCGCTAGAGATCATCCGGGACGACCCCGAGTTCCACGATCTCCCAGAGACTGACAACCCCATTCCAGCGCTCCTTGAGCAGATCAAAGAGCTCATGGCGACACTCGAGTCGTCAACCTCCATGACGACGGCGGAGCTGGACCAGGCCGCGGCCAGTTCAGCAGCTGCGCCCAACGAGCTGCAGGAGTTGCGCGACGAGAACGCGGAATCCAAGAATCGTCTCGAGGGGATGGAGCAGCACATTCGCGACCTTGAGGAACGCCACGAACGCAAGGTGGAAATGCTGCAGACCCGGCAGGGTGAAATGCAGGAAGAGCAAGTCCGCCTTCGTACCGATCTGAGCGAGGAGGTTCAAGCGCGGCAGCAGATCGCAaacgagcttgacgacaAGAACAGAGAATGTGAGGAGCTTGCGATGGCTTTGGATGAGCAGAAGGAGGTTGTCACCGCCATGAGGGTCGATGGACAGCAGGAGAAGGACCGGATCAACGATCTCGGCGTGCGGTTGCAGGAGGCCTTACTCGACGTTGACGGACTGCGCAGCGCTGAGCAGACGCTCGTCTTCCAGATCCGCGAGATGCAGGAAGAACGCACGCGCATCATCACCGATCTTGGCGAGGCTCAACTCTTGGCCACGAACTGCGAATCGGAGCTCGCTGGCACCCGCGCTGAACTGGAGGCGACCTCCAGCCAGCTTGTTGAAGCCCAGCGTGATCGCGACCAGGCGCTCAAGAACCAGtcggccgaggctgagcgccTTATGCGCGACCacatcgccgaggcggacggTGACCGTGCTGTCCTTGAGCACCAGAACCTCACACTCACGAAGGAGCTTGAGACCGTCCGCGCATCCCTGAACGAGAAGCTCAACTCGGCGAAGAATACTCACGTTCGCCGCGAGGATGGTCTCAAGGCGGAGCTGTCGTTCACCAAGGCCCAGCTGAGGGACGTTCAACGGCGTGAGACCGTTCTGTCCGACGAACTAGCGATGGCCAAGGACGCAAGCGCGGCCGCAGAGAAGAAGGCAACGCACAACTCTGAGATCGCGCGCGATGCTGTCATCCTTGCGGGCAAATACCACGAGGCATGTCAACGTCTCATGTTCGCCAtctcatcgtcgacgaccatCTCTGGCAGCCTCTCGCTTCCTTCTAAACCCAAGCTCTCCGGACCCGTACTTCCCGGGTCGTCTACAAGCAGCATCGACATGAACAACTCTTCGGTGTTGACGCGCTGCCTCGAGACGGCCAGCGGgttcgagctcgacagTTTCGCTGACGCGGTTCTCCGCACGATTAACCTCGCGCGTAAGCTTTCCAAGAGCTGCAAGACGTACCGTGAACTATCGCGCAGCAAAATCACCATTTCGAACTTTGGCAAAGGCGACCTCGTGTTGTTCCTCCCAACACGCAACGCGGCAGTGAACGCATGGGCTGCGTTCAATATCTCGGCGCCTCATCACTTCCTCAAGGTGACCGACGCTATACgccagcagctcgtcggcaaggACTACTACCTGGCGCGTATCACAGCGACGGACGAAGCGGTGGTGAATGGTGAC TCGGTGGAGACCAACCCATATGGCCTGGCCGAGGGACTGCGCTATTACTCGCACCATGTTGAAGAGTGGCAACCTGGGCAGCCACGCATGTCACGCCgctccatgtcctcgagcaTCCCCGTCGCTCTCAAACCATCTCCCCCGCAGCGCCAGGCTAGCCAACCAGTTCGTCGGCAGCGCAGTCTGTCGCCGACGAAGGAGGGCTCGGTATCACCGTCAGCTAgaccttctcctccaccccggATCTCTGAGACGAAGCCTTCGCCACAGGCTCCCCTCTCGCCGCAGCCTTGGTCCGCAGCTCAATCCCCAGTTCATTCGCCAGTGCATTCTGCCACGCACACCCCTTTGGCATTGTCGCCAGCGCCGTTGGGCTCGTTGCCTCACCCCCAATCGAGCCCTGGTGCCTCACCCCGCGCGTCAATCGACATGCGCTCACCTCCCCCACCCGACTTCGTcccgcgccgctcgctcGACGCACGCTCGCCTCAAATCCTCGATAGGCAGTACATGGTCTCTccacccccacctccatcttctcccACGACGCCCTTCTCCCCTTccgccgcgctcgttcGTCGCTCTCACCGGACAAGCCTGGCCAGCAACGCGTCTCCACCAGCACGTGACTTTGCGGCTTCGCTCGTTAGACCCTCGAGCGTGGCGAGCAGCGTTGGGTCTGCCGCACGTGCAGGGGCTCTACCCATACCGGTCAGTGCGGCAAAGGGCGCGCCTGCAGCACCGGTCGCAACCTCGGTGGAGGGCTCACCGTCGAGCTTTGGTGACCACGGTCTGGGCGGTGTAGGTGTGCCCGTGCCTGCCACCCGCCGGCTCAACACGAAGgcttcggcctcgagtTTGAGGGCTGGGGCGCAGAGTGCGAGCCCGAAGAGTGCCTCTGGGTTAGGCAAGACGGAGGATATTTTACGGCCATCTCCACTTGGCAACTGTGGCGCACCGTCGCCCACACACACAGGGGGTTTCCTGAGCGGCCTGTCGCTGTCACGAAAGCGCAACTCAAGCACGGGCGGGGGTGCAACCGCCGTGGACATCCTCAGCAAGTATAAGAAGGACTCGGAGACTAAACCCTAG
- a CDS encoding uncharacterized protein (GRASP55/65 PDZ-like domain) → MGQTSSTATPTTLPEFALHCLRVADASPADGLIEPFFDYLIGVDAASSVPTNVQATMAVPTPAELARVLEENEGIPIRLTVYNAKTQRVRDVTLTPSRDWHAGSGKARASLLGLSVRLCNPAAALESVWHILEVLEGSPAEMAGLVPFGDWVCGWAGGPLNGESAFHDLVESHVDKPLRLYVYSADLDNLREVVVIPNEKWGGSGLLGCGVGYGILHRIPRPATPPSEYLGHTQPRADVGRA, encoded by the exons ATGGGCcagacctcgtcgacggcaacACCAACAACGCTCCCCGAGTTTGCGCTGCACTGCCTGCGCGTGGCGGATGCGTCGCCAGCCGATGGCCTTATCGAGCCCTTCTTCGACTACCTCATCGGCGTGGATGCTGCGAGCTCGGTGCCGACCAACGTGCAGGCCACGATGGCCGTGCCCACGCCTGCGGAACTCGCGCgggtgctcgaggagaacgagggGATACCGATCCGACTGACGGTGTATAATGCCAAGACACAGCGGGTTAGAG acgTCACGCTTACCCCCTCGCGCGACTGGCATGCAGGGAGCGgcaaggcgcgcgcgtcgctcctcggcctgaGCGTGCGCCTGTGCAACCCCGctgcggcgctcgagagcgTGTGGCACATCCTCGAGGTGCTTGAGGGTTCTCCAGCTGAG atgGCGGGCCTCGTGCCGTTCGGTGACTGGGTCTGCGGATGGGCGGGCGGGCCACTGAACGGGGAGAGCGCGTtccacgacctcgtcgagtcGCACGTCGACAAGCCGCTGCGGCTCTACGTATACTCGGCCGACTTGGA caaccTCCGGGAAGTCGTGGTCATTCCGAACGAGAAGTGGGGAGGGTCAGGCCTGCTCGGCTGTGGTGTTGG GTACGGTATCTTGCACCGCATACCTCGACCTGCGACACCACCAAGCGAGTACCTTGGGCATACGCAGCCGCGCGCCGATGTGGGCCGGGCTTGA
- a CDS encoding uncharacterized protein (Serine/Threonine protein kinases, catalytic domain), translating into MSYNMAGQGPDPEIFYVKQNRIGKGSFGEVYRGYERSTTLPVAIKIIDLESAEDEIDDIQQEIQILGQLDSDHITRYYGSFLKGSNLWIIMEYCAGGSCSDLMKAGVFKEEYIAILLRELLKGLEYLHGEGKLHRDIKAANILLTSGGDVKLADFGVSGQLTATMTKKNTFVGTPYWMSPEVIKQSGYDHKADIWSLGITAIELAEGEPPYASLHPMKVLFLIPKNQPPELSERFSKPFRDFVNLCLQRDPRMRPSAKELLKHKFIKTARKAGYLTELIERHEKWKNEGGAKPDEAARDMGPEEPGFGPADDGMWDFGTIRNALPATVSRASRPLPEPGAMPSAPSPVLAGSMSSQQQMPYQPPGIEYYSDTMQRAVPQQRAPLDVDPMAQMAQAHPSQAHPSHPPHPVHPHPHPHPHPHPQPPAGSLHAIPPAHLDHMDHLQQAQHMPPHLMPDPLDDDEDSMLDNVIVPAIGSLVARIPNDEAARVVLDRLRQAFEAAERQIPGVTSAFVLEIVENVEQVDESGV; encoded by the exons ATG TCGTACAATATGGCCGGCCAGGGGCCCGACCCCGAGATCTTCTACGTCAAGCAGAACCGGATCG GCAAGGGAAGCTTTGGCGAGGTGTATCGCGG ATATGAACGCAGCACAACACTCCCCGTCGCCATCAAGATCATCGATCTCGAAAGCGCCGAAGACGAAATTGACGACATTCAACAGGAGATCCAGATCCTAGGGCAGCTAGACTCGGACCACATCACTCG CTACTATGGCTCGTTCCTCAAAGGGTCGAACCTGTGGATCATCATGGAGTACTGCGCCGGCGGGTCCTGCTCCGATTTA ATGAAAGCGGGCGTGTTTAAGGAGGAGTACATTGCGATcctgctgcgcgagctgctcaagggcCTCGAGTACCTCCacggcgagggcaagctGCACCGTGACATCAAGG ccgcAAACATCCTCCTTACGTctggtggtgatg tcaAGCTCGCGGACTTTGGCGTGTCGGGCCAGCTcacggcgacgatgacCAAGAAGAACACATTCGTTGGCACGCCGTACTGGATGTCGCCCGAGGTCATCAAGCAGTCGGGCTATGACCACAAGGCGGACATCTGGAGCCTGGGCATCACGGCGATCGAGCTCGCTGAGGGCGAGCCTCCATACGCCAGCTTGCACCCGATGAAGGtgctcttcctcatcccgAAGAACCAACCGCCAGAGCTGAGCGAGCGCTTCTCCAAACCGTTCCGCGACTTTGTGAATCTGTGTTTACAGCGCGATCCACGCATGCGCCCGTCGGCAAAGGAGCTTCTCAAACACAAGTTTATCAAGACGGCCAGAAAGGCGGGGTACCTCACAGAGCTTATCGAAAGGCACGAAAAGTGGAAGAACGAAGGCGGTGCCAAGCCAGAtgaggccgcgcgcgacatgGGACCAGAAGAGCCGGGGTTTGGGCCTGCCGATGACGGGATGTGGGACT TCGGCACGATCAGGAATGCCCTTCCCGCGACCGTCTCGCGTGCATCACGGCCGCTGCCAGAGCCTGGAGCGATGCCCAGTGCACCGTCCCCCGTCCTTGCCGGTTCGATGAGCTCGCAACAGCAGATGCCGTACCAGCCGCCGGGCATCGAGTACTACTCGGACACAATGCAGCGCGCCGTGCCACAGCAGCGTGCGCCTCTCGACGTGGACCCCATGGCGCAGATGGCGCAGGCGCACCCCTCCCAAGCGcacccatcccatccaccacACCCGGtccacccccacccccatcCGCATCCGCACCCGCACCCGCAGCCGCCGGCCGGCTCGCTCCACGCTATTCCCCCTGCGCACCTCGACCACATGGACCATCTTCAGCAAGCCCAGCACATGCCGCCACATCTCATGCCGGATCCATtagacgacgacgaggacagcaTGCTCGACAACGTCATCGTGCCTGCGATTGGGAGT CTCGTGGCCCGCATACCTAACGACGAGGCAGCGCGTGTTGTGCTGGATCGCCTGCGCCAGGCATTCGAGGCTGCAGAGCGTCAGATTCCTGGTGTAACGTCTGCGTTCGTGCTCGAGATCGTGGAGAACGTTGagcaggtcgacgagagcgGAGTATAA
- a CDS encoding uncharacterized protein (Ras-induced vulval development antagonist) — MSGVSDARGRREQDRDRSDRHDRREDRDRGRDRSGDGRRDARRDSDRSGDGWRDARRDRWDRSRSRDHSRRASPSYAPAPVAGPPIRLGFDGGPPLGLPPWQPKEERKRRDERPNSNSNNLEERRQQREAAEVDIWPPSPTQPTGSPEPVKSTKRRSRRYASETDDSEDEYERRRRRRKRRERRERERERERSASLTRVEHDEPEVGPVAPAEYDVQVDRDAYARLLPGEGAAMAAFVQKGERIPRRGEIGLDPAKIASYEAAGFVMSGSRHQRMNAVRQRKEAQVVSAEEKRAALVAQRDQAQAREGAIISQFREMVDERLQVEERLDRERERERERERDRRR; from the exons ATGAGCGGCGTGTCCGACGCCCGCGGCCGCAGGGAGCAAGATCGAGACCGGTCTGACCGACACGACCGCCGAGaggaccgcgaccgcggtCGTGACCGTTCTGGAGATGGTCGGCGAGATGCCCGGAGGGATAGTGATCGTTCTGGCGACGGTTGGCGTGATGCCCGGAGGGATAGGTGGGAccggtcgcgctcgcgagACCATTCTCGCCGCGCATCCCCTTCGTATGCGCCCGCGCCTGTTGCAGGCCCACCCATCCGCCTAGGTTTTGACGGTGGGCCGCCCCTCGGCCTTCCACCATGGCAACCCAAAGAAGAGAGGAagcggcgcgacgagcgtcCAAACTCGAACTCGAACAACCTCGAAGA ACGGCGACAACAGCGCGAAGCGGCAGAGGTCGATATCTGGcctccctcgccgaccCAGCCGACAGGAAGCCC TGAACCGGTGAAATCGACGAAAcggcggtcgaggcggtaCGCGTCCGAGACGGACGATAGTGAGGACGAGTATGAGCgccggaggaggcggaggaagcGTCGTGAGCGCcgggagagggagagggagagggagaggagcgcgagtcTCACCAGGGTGGAGCACGACGAGCCGGAAGTCGGACCAGTCGCCCCAGCAGAGTACGATGTGCAGGTGGACCGTGATGC gtacgcccgcctcctcccagGTGAAGGGGCAGCCATGGCGGCCTTTGTACAGAAGGGCGAACGTAttccgcgccgcggcgaaATCGGCCTCGACCCAGCCAAGATTGCATCCTACGAAGCTGCGGGTTTCGTGATGAGTGGATCGCGGCACCAGCGTATGAACGCGGTTCGACAGCGCAAGGAAGCCCAGGTCGTGagtgccgaggagaagcgggCGGCTCTGGTCGCCCAGCGCGATCAGGCGCAGGCTCGGGAGGGGGCTATCATCTCCCAGTTCCGCGAGATGGTTGATGAGCGGTtgcaggtcgaggagcggctTGATCGGGAGCgcgagagggagagggagagggagcgcGATAGGCGTAGATAG